A genomic region of Solanum dulcamara chromosome 2, daSolDulc1.2, whole genome shotgun sequence contains the following coding sequences:
- the LOC129880799 gene encoding prohibitin-3, mitochondrial-like → MGSNQAALSLLKYLAIGAAGIGAGATALNSSLYTVDGGQRAVLFDRFKGVLNETVDEGTHFLVPWLQQPIIFDIRTKPHTFSSFSGTKDLQMVHLTLRVLSRPEVSRLPDIFKTLGLEYDEKVLPSIGNEVLKSVVAQFNADQLLTERPQVSALVRESLIRRAKDFNIELDDVAITHLSYGAEFSKAVEKKQVAQQEAERSKFVVMKAEQERRAAIIRAEGESESAKLISDATAAAGMGLIELRRIEASREVASTLAKTPNVSYLPKQNMLLGLNATR, encoded by the exons ATGGGTAGCAATCAAGCAGCATTATCTCTTCTCAAATATCTAGCAATCGGCGCAGCTGGGATCGGCGCCGGCGCAACAGCTCTTAACTCTTCCCTATACACCGTCGACGGCGGCCAACGAGCCGTACTTTTCGACCGATTCAAAGGAGTCCTCAATGAAACTGTCGATGAAGGGACTCATTTTTTAGTCCCATGGCTTCAACAACCCATCATCTTCGATATTCGCACAAAGCCTCACACGTTCTCTTCCTTCTCCGGTACAAAAGATCTCCAAATGGTCCATCTTACCCTCCGTGTTCTCTCTCGACCAGAAGTTTCTCGTCTTCCAGACATTTTCAAAACCCTGGGTCTCGAG TATGATGAGAAGGTCCTTCCTTCCATAGGCAATGAAGTTCTCAAATCTGTCGTAGCACAATTCAACGCGGATCAGCTTCTCACAGAACGTCCACAGGTGTCTGCATTAGTTCGTGAGAGTTTGATTCGTCGTGCTAAGGATTTCAACATTGAGCTTGATGATGTGGCGATAACACATTTATCATATGGTGCTGAATTCTCTAAGGCTGTGGAAAAGAAGCAGGTTGCCCAGCAGGAGGCAGAGCGGTCAAAGTTTGTAGTGATGAAGGCTGAGCAAGAGCGGAGGGCTGCAATTATTAGGGCTGAAGGAGAAAGTGAGTCTGCTAAGTTGATTTCCGATGCAACTGCAGCTGCTGGTATGGGTTTGATTGAGCTTAGGAGGATTGAGGCTTCGAGGGAAGTTGCGTCGACCTTAGCTAAGACTCCCAATGTGTCTTACTTGCCCAAACAGAACATGCTACTGGGACTGAATGCAACACGTTGA